One Miscanthus floridulus cultivar M001 chromosome 11, ASM1932011v1, whole genome shotgun sequence DNA window includes the following coding sequences:
- the LOC136493460 gene encoding homeobox-leucine zipper protein HOX17-like: MMERVEDLGLSLSLSSSLASPRTHHVATMLLRAPPEKRFLEMPLLLPAKRSEATGEESLRGGSDEEDGGCGIDGSRKKLRLSKDQSAVLEDSFREHPTLNPRQKAALAQQLGLRPRQVEVWFQNRRARTKLKQTEVDCEYLKRCCETLTEENRRLHKEVQELRALKRVSPHLYMHMSPPTTLTVCPSCQRVSSSSSNNGNSAAAAADRKAGSAVADGAVVCHRPIAVRPQQS; encoded by the exons ATGATGGAGAGGGTCGAGGACTTAGGGCTCAGCCTCAGCCTCAGCTCGTCCCTCGCGTCTCCTCGCACTCACCATGTCGCCACCATGCTGCTACGCGCTCCACCAG AGAAGAGGTTCCTGGAGATGCCACTGCTGCTCCCCGCGAAGCGAAGCGAGGCCACGGGCGAGGAGAGCCTGCGAGGCGGCAGCGACGAGGAGGACGGCGGCTGCGGCATCGACGGCTCCAGGAAGAAGCTCCGGCTGTCCAAGGACCAGTCGGCCGTGCTCGAGGATAGCTTCCGGGAGCACCCAACTCTCAACCCT CGGCAGAAGGCAGCCTTGGCGCAGCAGCTGGGCCTGCGGCCCCGCCAGGTGGAGGTGTGGTTCCAGAACAGGCGCGCCAG gacgaagctgaagcagacggAGGTGGACTGTGAGTACCTGAAGCGCTGCTGCGAGACGCTGACGGAGGAGAACCGGCGGCTGCACAAGGAGGTGCAGGAGCTCCGCGCGCTCAAGCGCGTCTCGCCGCACCTCTACATGCACATGTCCCCGCCCACCACCCTCACCGTGTGCCCCTCCTGCCAGCgcgtctcctcctcctcgtccaacAACGGcaactccgccgccgccgccgccgaccgcaAGGCGGGCTCCGCCGTCGCCGATGGCGCCGTCGTCTGccaccgcccgatcgccgtccgGCCGCAGCAGTCATGA